The segment TTCTTAGAGAATGGAAATGAGGAGGAACATTTTTATCTCCATCCAAATGGAACGTTTAAAATTCTGCATGATCTAGACAGAGAACTGACACCtcaacacacattaaaaatcaTCGCTGTTGACTCTGGTAATTTAACAGAGATTTTGGTGAAATTAGATTTTACAGTTGACTGTTAGGCTTATGCGAATCAAATTAAATCCTAAATATGTACCTTTTTAAGGGTTACCGCCATTAACAGGGACAGGGACTATAATTATTGAGATTGATGATGTGAATGACAATAAGCCAGTATTCAAGGATGAGGAAGTCACAACATTTGTGCCAGAGAATGGCCATGTTGGAGCAGTTTTTGCAACAATGCTTGCTTCTGATGAGGATGATGGGTTGAATGCTCAAATAAGGTATGATTTTGGATTAGTATAGGGGCAAAATGTTTATATACATTCAtcacattttacataaaacaatGGTATTTTATCCAGTGATAGAAATTGAAAATAATCCTGTATCCATCAGTTACTAGCATTTGTCATTTTACAGGTACTCACTTgtgaacacaaaaacacctTTTGGCATCAATGAGAGCTGTGGAGATCTGTTCACAACTGATGTTCTGGACAGAGAAACTGTAGACTCGTACACACTGATTGTGCTTGCAAGTGATGGTCATGCAACACACCCCCTCTCCAGTTCAGCTACAGTCATTGTGCTGGTTGAGGATGTGAATGATGAAAGTCCCCAGTTTCTCTATGCACCATACGTGGCAAATATTCCTGCTGACACGGCTGAAGGTAAATTATTCACACTtgtatataaacatttttagaTTCAGATACATTTTAGtgcatgtattatttttttaattattattatgatagtGATTTAGCATTATTTAGCAATTTGCTTTTAATGTCTGTCTTACAGGATCCATTGTCTGTGGAGTAACAGCTGTAGATGCAGATATAGGCCTGAATGCCAAGCTCACATTTTCTCTGGATGGACAGCATTCTGACCTATTCTTTATCAACCCACTGAGTGGCGCTGTGTTCAACACTGAGAGCCTCGGGGGGATGGGTGAAGTCACAATCACTGTGGTGGTAAAAGACATGGGCGACGATCCAAAGATGGACAGCACAACTATTACAATAAGGCCTCAGAGAACCTCCGATTTCCCTGTGATTACTGTGGATGTGAAAAAGAGTTTGCTGTCCGAGGATGAAGAGGTTGGCACCCTTGTTGCTGTGGTCAGTGCTGAACAATACAGAGTCGGTCCAGTATCTTTTTATTTGGTATCTGGCAACTCAGAGGAGGAATTTGACCTTAATGAACAAAGTGGTTCACTAACAGTGCAAAATCCTTTGGATTATGAGACAAACAAGGAATTCAATCTCTTGTTGGAGGCCAGAGATGGAGGCTTCCCACCTTTTTCCTCTTATGCTGAAGTTCACATCAACATCAGCGACATCAATGATAACTACCCTGTATTTAATCAAAGTGAATACATGTGCAAAGTTTTTGAGAATTTGCCCGAAAGTTTGGTTTGTGACGTTTTAGCTATTGATGCAGATTCTGGAAGTTATGGACAGGTGTTGTATTATATCACTGAAGGTAATTTGGATGAGGCCTTCATTATTGACATAAATACAGGCATTCTTAGAACAGCAAAGAGCTTAGATAGAGAAACAACAGCCAATTATAATCTGACCATTGAGGCAAGAGATGCAAATGATCATCGGCATACAAGTACTGCGTTGGTGTTCATATGCATTCTGGACATGAATGACCATGCACCACGGTTCACCCAAATCTTCCTAACAGAGATCCCAGAAGATGCTCCAGTCGGATATACAATCATACAGATCACTGCTGCTGATGAGGACGTTGGTGTCAATGCTCTTATCACCTACATGTTACTCAGCAAGGAAGAGGAGCTTCCATTTAAAATCGACAAAACAAAAGGAACCATAGTAGTTGCACACTCTCTAGATAGAGAGACACGGGACCATTACATTGTGACAGTTAATGCGAACGATTCTTCATGGAGTGTCAGTACAGATGTAACGATAGACATTTCAGATGCAAATGACAACGTGCCTGTCTTTTCTGAACCTACATACTCGGTCACTATCACTGAAACCAAAGCACGTGAGGTATTTGTAATGAAATTGGCTGCCACAGACAGTGACCTTGGACCAAACAGCCAAATTCTATACTTTATTGAGCCCCCCAGTGAGGTGTTTTTGGTGAATGCAACTACTGGGGACGTTTTAACCAAACAGGCTGTTACACTCCTTGGCACGGAAGACCAAACACATGACTTTACAGTCATTGCATCAGACTGTGGCATTGTGCCTTTGTCTAGCAATGTGACTGTGACAGTGACCTTTGTGAAGCAAAATTATTTCCCAccctcttttcttccttttaGTGCCTTTGTGCCAGTCCCTTTCAACATGGATGTGGGAACAGAGGTGCTCCAGTTGTTAGCTGTTGATCCAGACCTTCCTAGCCAGAACAATAGCATTGAATTTAGTGTTACTGCTGGAAATGCATCCTCTTACTTTGAAATAGATTTGGACAATGGGACAGTTTTTCTGATGAGAAAACTTAAGCACAGCTTGAATGCCTATATAATGCTACAAGTCACAGCTAAAGACAAGGGCTTTCCTTCATTTTCAACCGAGGCTGAAATTTATTTTATAGTCATAAATGAAAATCAGCACACGCCATATTTTCCTGAAACGTTTATCACATTTTATGTTCCTGAGGATTTGCGTCCTGGGTCAATTATTGGAAGAGTAGAGGCAGCAGACCTTGATGAAGGACTAAATTCTCAATTGCTTTATTATCTATCAGATGAAAATGAATCATTCTTTGTTGAGCACAATTCAGGACTGATTACTCTTCTCAAACAACTAGATTTTGAGAAAGAAGCAATTCATCATCTCAGGGTGATTGCCAAAGacagtgcatttttttccagaacaggAAGCATTAACATCACAATCAACATTACAGATGTGAATGATAACCCACCAATCTTCACTTCCCATGAATATTTTATGGCAGTTACAGAGAATTCAGCGATTGGAACAGTCATCGGTCACATTCAAGCTCTTGATGACGATTCGGGTGCAAATGGCCAGATTGTATACAGCCTGACATCAGGACATCTAGATGTGTTTTCTCTGGAATCCCAGGATGGTACTATAACATCTctgaaaatgttcaattttGAGCAAGAACGGAGTTTTGAGCTGAGTGTCAAGGCATCCAACCCTGGATTTCATCACCTCCACACTACAGCTCATGTTGTTATTGACATCCTAGGAATAAACGAGTTCACCCCTGAATTTCAGAAACATGAGTACAAATTTTCTGTAACGGACAGTTCACCCATTGGCACCGAGGTTGGAAAAGTTTTGGCCACAGACCAGGATTTTGGCCTTGATGGACATGTATTTTACTTGCTTGTTGGTCAAAGCAGAAAGGCAGGCTTCGAAATCAATCAGCTTACTGGAACTATTTACTCATCCAAAGATTTAAGGAACTGGGGCAATAATCATGCACTTTTAAAAGTCCTTGCAAAAAACCAAGGTAGCATTAGTGGCTTTGATGTTGATGAAGCGATTGTGCATGTACAGATTATTGATGCCAATGATCCTCCTAAATTTCACTCAGACCTCTACTCTGTAGTGGTGCCTGAAGATGCAGTAATTGGAACTTCCATTGTCAAGGTAACTGCAGAAGACCAAGATGTGATGATTTCATGGAGTCGTTTTTCATACAACATTAAGAGTGGCAATAACAACAGCTCTTTCTCAATAAATCGTGTTAGTGGGGTTATATTTGTTAATAATCCCCTTGACAGAGAAAAATGGGCCTTTTTCAATCTTACCGTCATTGCTGTCGATGAGGCTATTCCCCCAGCAACAGGGACTACAAGTGTAGTGGTGACCCTTACAGATGTCAATGACAACGCCCCAGTGTTAATGCCTAACGAAGGTTTTGTGAGAGAGAACCAGCCTCATGGTACTGTGGTTGCCACTCTATATGCAGAGGATGATGATATACCTCCCAATCAAGGTCCATTCACATACTGGCTTACATCTTCCACAGGAAAACCTTTTTCTCTGACGTCTGATGGTGTCCTTTTCACCTTAAGGCCACTGGATCGTGAAGTTAACTCTGTTTTCCACCTGACAGTAGCAGTCCAGGATGCTGGTGTGCCTCCTCTATTGTCAACAGCAACATTCCTTGTGAAGGTTCTTGATGAAAATGACAACCCTCCAACTCAAAGAAATGTCTATATTGAGGTGAAATATTTTGGCAAGTCTTTCCCAGGTGGCTTTATTGGCAATGTTAGACCAGACGATCAAGATGAATCTGACATCTTCAACTGTAGCATTAAAAACGGGCCCCAAAGGTTCAGGTTTCCTTTTGGAATGTGTGATTTGTGGTCCTACCCATATCAAGGAGAAGCAACCTACAATATCACCATTGAAGCAAGTGATGATCTTCATCCACCAGTGAACAACAGTGTTCATGTAAATTACAAAGGCTTCTCAAATGATTCTTTGAACAACAGTGTACTTTTCTACATCTTATCATCATCAATTGACAGTTTTTTGTCCCTAAAGTATTTGAAGTTTGTTAAAGCTCTGGACAGTCTTTTTAACATACAAGCATCTAAAACCCATGTCTATGGAATCAAACTCTTGGACAATACAATCCTTCTGTTGGCTGCAGTCAAAAGCTACAATGGACAGTATCTGAGTGGGGAACTAGCCAGTAGCATCTCAGGCATGCACAAGAAGTTACTGGAGGCCCAGAGCAACGTAACCATATTGCAGATTACTAGTGATCCATGCACTATGAACCCCTGTCACAATGGGGCCACTTGccataaacacattcacatagGACATGTCTTTGTTGTCTTGGAGAGCACAGCTGTAATATTTGTATCTCCCCAAAATGAAATTTTTACTTGTTTGTGTCCAACCGGATTCACAGGTCTGAAGTGTGATGTAGACATTGATGAATGCGACCAGGATCCATGCAACAATGATGGTGTCTGTGTCAATTACATGGGGGGATTTTCTTGCCAATGTCTTAAAGGCTTTTCAGGGCTTCACTGCTCTGTTGTTGCGGATGAGTGCCAAACGGTTGCCTGCCAAAATGGAGGAACCTGTTTAAGCACAGAGGGTGAATTTCATTGTGTCTGCAGACTTGGATATGAAGGTAATTGAAAAAAGATTCTCCAACACATTCAAATAGAAACTCTCTACAAAACAATATCCTGGAATAgaattttaaacataaaataattctctgagatacaatatatatatatatatatatatatatatatatatatatatatatatatatatatatatatatatatatatattatatatatatatatatatatatatatatatatatatatatatattgtatctcagagaatatatatatatgcagtacaggccaaaagtttggacacaccttctcattcaatgtgtttttgtcaggattgactgcagctgggctcatcacctgtacccaatcctgacagtgcatAAAAGCCAGAGATTTCCCCCCCTTCGGAagctccggcattttcgtgaacttgactttgcaaccgtgtatgtgtttgcattttgagttctggcaatcgccacatggatccacgtcacttccaggggtgtaAGCGACGACagcggcggcgttcctccagcgaggaggtgggcaggctccagcccgaatggccagagtactgcccatgggagttgatcgcaccatgggtccaggatgtccgcagggtggacgaccctcggagtcaccggtgggaggacacggatgacgaaagcgatgatgacgtggattttcggtgggcggtcggtgccgggatggctccgcccagcgcgTGCATCTGAGATTGTCGCAGCGTCCGTGAAGACTcctgtgacttccgggggtacgaggttgacacggacgatgaCCAGGATGATGCCAGTTGGGCGGTGGGTGCCgtgatggctccgcccatcgtgcccgtccgggATCATcacaaggtccgtggagacccgtgtccctcccagcagtgtgaggacagctgatggaagagggcgacgggaggtcgccagcctgcaactgcgctgccgggactgcctcgcagggaatccgcctctccagctccggtcgccgacccgccttccccagcggaatggcagcgcagcaccagcgcccacgcCTGCTGGAGAGGACGTCCAtccccctccacgccacacacccaccaccatctccagcgacgtgcccagccctgtgtgggacagcccaatgttcccgggacccttcagtggggcagcagacacgcagatgagatcaccaccatctgTGACCCAAgtgtgtctgcttgggtcagcatggggctggagcgcagccctctggcagcagggagagaccgacaggagttttcgagagactgagggcggagtttgatcggccagagcctgagccagggatcgaacactgcccctccaccacatccagcgccagtcaggatccggggacgagaaggtcgcgcctcccgagatcctggctgtgccccctgaggaggtcccggcgtgcccagagagggagccagatgagagcctgtctgtctctgtctgtgtgtgtgcatggcatttgtgtccgtatgtcgcccccacttctcctctttgtgtccaccagatggcgatcCAGCAGCGGagccaaaccccagggagggagttcatAACCTGGCTGCACTGGGCCATGAcaaggtggacgagccccaaggtacccctaagtcccgccggggggtgctcccccaaagaattttttggcggggtgcagttcaggttgggggctcctcctgaggggagggtaggtggggaagcgattgagctgggtcctccggtagccggtgaggagggcgggccaggcatgggcctgcgtccgcctccagaggggtggagcgccatagagccccctggtaggcatgaggacccagctgggacaggcaggaagaaggCCTGCTTgtcgcagaaggggctagctggatggtctggcaatgcccccccttggcaccagggccgtgcagcgagaagggctgcatggtcccagaaggcaccagcctggggtgtcTGGAACGGTCGCTGGAggctccgggaccacctccctgcgtggtgcagggaAAGACGCAAGACGGATCAGAGGGGACATGCAGAGACAGGGCCTGCACATAcccggatggatcggccctgatttttgtgtgcaggtccgagggtccggggcagccatgcgggaccacgcagGGGGCCAGGCCGatggaccggggccgccatgcgggaccacgtcggggagccaggccgagggaccggggccgccatatgggaccacgccggggagccagccagagggtccggagccgccatgtgggaccacgccggggagccagcctgagggtgCAGAGCCGCCATGCCTGATCAtgctggggagccaggccgagggtccggggatgccatgcgggaccacgccaggaagccagcccgagggtccagGGCCGCCACGTGGGACtacaccggggagccaggccgagggtccggggtcGCCAcacgggaccacgccgggagccaggccgagggtcgggggccaccacgcctgatcatgccggggagccaggccgagggaccgggtcctccaagagAAGGATACAGCAGgaccgccgtccgccccgccgcctccactgatggtactgctggggctctgaggacatagcccttggaggggCTCATCAtctgtacccaatcctgacagcgcataaaagctggagatttccgccccttctaaaGCTccagcattttcgtgaacttgactttgcaaccgtgtatgtgtttgtatttttagttctggcaatcgccacacgcctgtcgCTTAGTTTAagttattcccctttatttgcatttatttattgtttatttgtaataaaaccccttcccagcatgtcctgcctctgcactTCCCTCCCCTGTCAGcatgcagtgtgacagttttatttattttcatgaccatttacattggtagattctctctgaaggcatcaaaactatgaatgaacacatgtggagttatgtacttaacaaaaaaaggtgaaataactgaaaacatgttttatattctagtgtcttcaaaatagccgccctttactaTGATTACTggttttcacactcttggcattatCTCAAGGAGAtacaagaggtcgtcacctgaaatggttttccaacagtcttgaaggagttcccagaggtgtctagcacttgttggcccctttgtcttcactctgcggtccagctcaccccaaaccatcttgattgggttcaggtccggtgactgtactttttgtacataactccacatgtgttcattcatagatttgatgccatcagtgagaatctaccaatgtcaggaaaatatagaaaacacattgaatgagaaggtgtgtccaaacatttggcctgtactgtatatgtacagtAACAGTATTGTGTAACGTCTTTCTCTGATAAATCTCCTTATGTTTTTAACTTCAGGAAAATTTTGTGAACTAGTCATTGACCACTGTTCATCATCCCcttgtctccatggggactgctTCAATTATGTGTCTGGATACACGTGTCAGTGTCACTTTGGTGAGGTCATGTATTGCTGTCCTAGTCACAAGTTGCTTGTGTTAAGTGTTCCAGGAATAACTTTCTCTAACTATTCACAAGTATTTTACACTTCAGCTTTCAATCTAAATTCATTAATTACTCACTTCATTTGACATAATTTCAGGTGTGACAGGAGTCCATTGTCAGGAACAAAGCTCTGGTTTTGAGGAGCTTTCCTACATGGAGTTTCCCCCCCTAGATCCCAGATACAACATAATCTCGCTGGAGATTGCTACAGTTCAACCAAATGCACTGATCTTGTACAACGGTGCAGGCCATAGGAGCCCTGAGTTTCTGGCACTtgagattttaaatgaaaggCTGTGTCTCTCCTATGATCTTGGCCTTGGAGTTGTTAAGATGGAGACTGAAAAGCAAGTGGCAGATGGGCTCTTCCATAATATCACCATCAGAAGAACAGGAAATGTGAGCAActtgtgtaaaatgtgattttgtgaaaaagacCATATATTGTTTTATGCTCACTCACAGAGGCTCCTGTTTTACAGATAGCCTCTCTTGAGGTGGATACCTGCCCTTTTGACAAGGCTGAAAGATTTTGTTTCTCTCAAACTGAAGGCAATGGTCCTGAGAGGTACTCTCTGTTCCTTTTTATTGAAGGAAACCCTACATTAATGAAAGTAAAATCTCTATTGAGGGTGATAGAATGGCAACAGAGCAGTCTCACTAGTTATCTGCCACTCTCTGGATTGTATCTCAGTTATTCTCAGGTCCTTAACTTAATGCTGAATCCAATCCagtgatttgtacaatatatcTTCCCAACCTTTACAGGACGCTGGATGTTGGCTCGGGCAACTTGACGTTTGGTGGGGTCAAGTCCATTGATATCCTATTGCTATGGCCCCATCATGTGAAAACTCATGATTTTGTTGGTTGCATGAGAAACATTAAAGTGAACAATCTTGTTTTGGAAGCATCAAAAGCTTTATCAACCTACAATGTGTTGGAGTGGTATGTATATTTACTCATAGTAACGCATAAGCAACAACAATCATTTTACTCTTTGTTGCTATGATATCTAATAGTACATTTTTGTAGGTGTCCAAGAGTGGTACGTCCTTGCCAGCAGACTATGTGTCTCAATGGAGGAGTATGTCATGACCGGTGGTTCCATCACTTCTGCCAGTGTCTTGACCACTTTATTGGAACAAACTGTGCTACAGGTAGTGAAATACAAAATAGTACTACTTGTTTCCTTTCTTTGGTGAatctaaaaatgtattcattttttggCTTAAACAGAGATGTCAGAGAAAAATGCATTGCTTTTTAATGAAACCACCTACTTTGAGTATGTCATAAAAGAGAGCTACAGAAGAGAACAAATGTTTTGGACAATTGTTCATGGAAATGAAACTAATGTTCGGTCACTTTTGAGCCTGGAGATCAAAGTCCGAATAAATGAAGATGGAATGTTGCTGATGTGTGTGGGAAATAAGGAGCTTATAGAGCTTAAGGTGAGTTCCATTATCACAATTActttacaatttatttaaagATCAGCTAATCTACATGCATGTTAAGCAGATTTATCAAAAACAGTGGATCCTTTTCCTTATTACTTGTACACATTTTGTCTCGATCCTCTAGATCTTGGATGGGAAGCTTGTACTAACTTCTAGAAACATAAAATCTGGCCAGCAGTCAGAGTTCCGTGTTGAAGACCACATAGTAGatggattttggcatgtcttTGTTCTGGACAGAGCTGGGCTAAACACAAGTCTGAAGTTGGATGATCAACTTGTTATTAATGTGACTAACTCTGTGCACAAGCCACAAATAGATGTGATTGTACTGGGGGCTGCTGTAAGAGGAGATACAAAGAACCGACACTCAAGTAAGTAATATTCAttttgcctgaaaaaaaaagaataattaacaTTCAGAAAACAACATCATTTCTTTAAATTGACAGGCTTTGTCGGTTGTGTGGAGTATATCAAGTACAATGGCCAACTCCTGCCTTTTAATGGGTACAGTGAAATGGTGGAAGTGCGTCCAAGTTTTGCACATGCTCAGCAAATGTGCTTGTCCCAAGAACACTGTGTTCTCAGCCTCTGTTCTAAGGATGCCACTGAATCAGACTCTTGTACACGTTCCCCTTGTCCAAAAGGGAGGGACTGTGGAGGGCATAACTGTATATGTTTGGACAATGTGACAGGGGAAGTCTGTGACTCCTGTGGCCCCTGGACTGAAGACCTTTATACTTGTCTTGAACCTCATGGAGGAGCCCAATTATGGATTATTGGCATTGTTGCTCCTGCTACTATCATCCTAATCACTTTGTGCCTGTTTGTTGCACTCAGGAAACAAAGGAAATCTATTAAAATAAAGAGTCAGTTTGACTGTTTGCCGGCGCAAGGTAAACAGGGAACCGACAATGGTGCCTTTTGCTTGGACAGTGCAGATATTAGAGCTCAGAGGTTTTCTGGTGGCAGACATGGGCAGCCTGATGTGATTGCCATTGAAGGCCACCATGAGGTGGGAGGCAGTGAACTTGATTATTATGAAATAGAGAGCTGTCACACTGCCTTTGATTCACATCCAAAGACTGTGCAGTTCAGCAGAGACCTTTGCATTTGCCATGCACAGCGTTGCAGTTTGGACGCTAATACAGAAAGATGGTCAGAGGAACAGCATGGAGTTGTGGACGATCATGAAATATACTTCACCCTAAACCAAGGAGGGGGGCATTACAGGACCTACGTCTGCAGTGGAGAGTGCAATGAACATTCATTGAATTTAAACAGAACGTTTGTGGACGAATTTATGGAGCCACCTCAGGAACTTTCTGTGGATGAAGTGAGGAGATTAAGCCCTCTCCTGCAAGAAGACAGAATCCTTCCAAGGCTTTGTGGAACACAGACAGGCTGCAGGCAGCAACAAAGCAGTTCAGTCAGAGCAATTGGCAGCTCGTCTGACAGTGACACTCACAGCTCTTTCACCTGCTCAGAGATTGACTATGAGAGAGAGCTAATATGCAGACATGGCGCCACATATGAAGTGTTCTCCGAAGCATTTCACGATTTAGGAAAATATGAACCCCTCAGGATGCCAACACCTTTCAGAGATAACCGCAACACTCCTGAGGCTCAGAATGTGGCCAGCAGGGGATTTCTGGGGGGAGTAGAGCAGTGGGAACAGCTTCTTAATAATGGCTTGAATTTTAATACCTATGCCGAGGTATTTGCTGATATTGCTTGTTTGCCAGTCAAACAACAAGATTTGGATACGCAGAGTGAAGCAGaggaaattatttaatttaattgcagcaaaaaaacaataaaatgaaacagaaattgcacatttttttttttcatgcatgttaaataataaaaacatgtagtaatatttaataattaaattaaattatttaaattgttgACTATATACTTGCATTGTAGTTTTAGAAGGGTTGTTACACCAGTGGCATtattcacatgtgatacatatAATCAGTGCATACATGCATTTAGAATCTATTAAatcagaaaagcaaaaaaacttcTTCTGtaataacacacatacattaaatCACATGGTTGATGTATGTAGATATATGTTCTTCCCTGAAACTCTTGCATGCTTAGAATAATATACTTTTTTACAGGTTATGAGTTGAGTGAATGAATAAggaaaacatttgaaaataaacaAGTTATAAATAAACTTGTCATAAACACATACTGTCTCACTgagagatttatttttaaaaatatacatttttgcaaCAAAATTAAGGATTTATATATTACTGGCCTTGCATACTTTTGATCCTTTTCTTTAACAATGTTTTAATTTCTTGGGTTCTAAAGCAATATATCCCAGGATTGACAGCCGGGGGAAACACAGTGTACAATAAAATGATCAGAATGCGCACATCTGTGCTAATGTCAAAAGCTAGGTTATTTGCCAAATACACAAAGCACCGAGGAAGATAATAAAGGCATATGATGAAGAGTTGGGGACTGCAAGTTGACCATACTTTGTGCCTTTGTTTAAAAGTGGAGATTTTCCTTACTGATGTGATGATTGCAGTAtaagaaaaaattatgaaagCAAGGGGTGCCAAAAGTACAAACATGGCCACCCCAAATGCAAAGACCTGTACCTCTCGAACGCGTTCACATGCTAGCCTTGTTATTGAAATATGGTCACAGTA is part of the Denticeps clupeoides chromosome 19, fDenClu1.1, whole genome shotgun sequence genome and harbors:
- the LOC114769234 gene encoding protocadherin Fat 4 isoform X2, with the protein product MDLSLSNLFAEIMASINSPDGEQDKSRLEISLISETLHKLGQEGRGQSRLSFSEQVYSFEVKEDTEPGKIVGYVQLSQVDGKTSVVYSVLEDDGDGLFLINPSSGEFLLSRALDFETEQLYILTAAGQYGKAPFTKVRVIFNVVDVNDNPPIFGQDAYSVTVPEDASAKTCFFNLNMSDADQGLNGEVTTAVILGDEETTFSLGLQGDLCLAGKLDREKLSAYFLTIQACDRPLAPDVRLCANSTITIHVEDVNDNAPAFISTNRLFIPEDKPLHSVVMVVEVEDKDSGANADVVYSLENLSGHTFRINSRSGAVYLQEQLDRELDDFLFFAVTVRDLGKPQLSSTMNVTVFVEDANDNDPEFTQRFFNLTILENIPRGTSILQVTAHDRDFGKNGQIRYFLSQGLFVVDSVLGVLSVMGRIDRERDPFHTLTVVAVDQGDIARSSTAIVNVSVSDVNDWTPVFDASNLTFHVLENGVDSQVSFQVSAVDNDFGANSQLTYFLENGNEEEHFYLHPNGTFKILHDLDRELTPQHTLKIIAVDSGLPPLTGTGTIIIEIDDVNDNKPVFKDEEVTTFVPENGHVGAVFATMLASDEDDGLNAQIRYSLVNTKTPFGINESCGDLFTTDVLDRETVDSYTLIVLASDGHATHPLSSSATVIVLVEDVNDESPQFLYAPYVANIPADTAEGSIVCGVTAVDADIGLNAKLTFSLDGQHSDLFFINPLSGAVFNTESLGGMGEVTITVVVKDMGDDPKMDSTTITIRPQRTSDFPVITVDVKKSLLSEDEEVGTLVAVVSAEQYRVGPVSFYLVSGNSEEEFDLNEQSGSLTVQNPLDYETNKEFNLLLEARDGGFPPFSSYAEVHINISDINDNYPVFNQSEYMCKVFENLPESLVCDVLAIDADSGSYGQVLYYITEGNLDEAFIIDINTGILRTAKSLDRETTANYNLTIEARDANDHRHTSTALVFICILDMNDHAPRFTQIFLTEIPEDAPVGYTIIQITAADEDVGVNALITYMLLSKEEELPFKIDKTKGTIVVAHSLDRETRDHYIVTVNANDSSWSVSTDVTIDISDANDNVPVFSEPTYSVTITETKAREVFVMKLAATDSDLGPNSQILYFIEPPSEVFLVNATTGDVLTKQAVTLLGTEDQTHDFTVIASDCGIVPLSSNVTVTVTFVKQNYFPPSFLPFSAFVPVPFNMDVGTEVLQLLAVDPDLPSQNNSIEFSVTAGNASSYFEIDLDNGTVFLMRKLKHSLNAYIMLQVTAKDKGFPSFSTEAEIYFIVINENQHTPYFPETFITFYVPEDLRPGSIIGRVEAADLDEGLNSQLLYYLSDENESFFVEHNSGLITLLKQLDFEKEAIHHLRVIAKDSAFFSRTGSINITINITDVNDNPPIFTSHEYFMAVTENSAIGTVIGHIQALDDDSGANGQIVYSLTSGHLDVFSLESQDGTITSLKMFNFEQERSFELSVKASNPGFHHLHTTAHVVIDILGINEFTPEFQKHEYKFSVTDSSPIGTEVGKVLATDQDFGLDGHVFYLLVGQSRKAGFEINQLTGTIYSSKDLRNWGNNHALLKVLAKNQGSISGFDVDEAIVHVQIIDANDPPKFHSDLYSVVVPEDAVIGTSIVKVTAEDQDVMISWSRFSYNIKSGNNNSSFSINRVSGVIFVNNPLDREKWAFFNLTVIAVDEAIPPATGTTSVVVTLTDVNDNAPVLMPNEGFVRENQPHGTVVATLYAEDDDIPPNQGPFTYWLTSSTGKPFSLTSDGVLFTLRPLDREVNSVFHLTVAVQDAGVPPLLSTATFLVKVLDENDNPPTQRNVYIEVKYFGKSFPGGFIGNVRPDDQDESDIFNCSIKNGPQRFRFPFGMCDLWSYPYQGEATYNITIEASDDLHPPVNNSVHVNYKGFSNDSLNNSVLFYILSSSIDSFLSLKYLKFVKALDSLFNIQASKTHVYGIKLLDNTILLLAAVKSYNGQYLSGELASSISGMHKKLLEAQSNVTILQITSDPCTMNPCHNGATCHKHIHIGHVFVVLESTAVIFVSPQNEIFTCLCPTGFTGLKCDVDIDECDQDPCNNDGVCVNYMGGFSCQCLKGFSGLHCSVVADECQTVACQNGGTCLSTEGEFHCVCRLGYEGKFCELVIDHCSSSPCLHGDCFNYVSGYTCQCHFGVTGVHCQEQSSGFEELSYMEFPPLDPRYNIISLEIATVQPNALILYNGAGHRSPEFLALEILNERLCLSYDLGLGVVKMETEKQVADGLFHNITIRRTGNIASLEVDTCPFDKAERFCFSQTEGNGPERTLDVGSGNLTFGGVKSIDILLLWPHHVKTHDFVGCMRNIKVNNLVLEASKALSTYNVLEWCPRVVRPCQQTMCLNGGVCHDRWFHHFCQCLDHFIGTNCATEMSEKNALLFNETTYFEYVIKESYRREQMFWTIVHGNETNVRSLLSLEIKVRINEDGMLLMCVGNKELIELKILDGKLVLTSRNIKSGQQSEFRVEDHIVDGFWHVFVLDRAGLNTSLKLDDQLVINVTNSVHKPQIDVIVLGAAVRGDTKNRHSSFVGCVEYIKYNGQLLPFNGYSEMVEVRPSFAHAQQMCLSQEHCVLSLCSKDATESDSCTRSPCPKGRDCGGHNCICLDNVTGEVCDSCGPWTEDLYTCLEPHGGAQLWIIGIVAPATIILITLCLFVALRKQRKSIKIKSQFDCLPAQGKQGTDNGAFCLDSADIRAQRFSGGRHGQPDVIAIEGHHEVGGSELDYYEIESCHTAFDSHPKTVQFSRDLCICHAQRCSLDANTERWSEEQHGVVDDHEIYFTLNQGGGHYRTYVCSGECNEHSLNLNRTFVDEFMEPPQELSVDEVRRLSPLLQEDRILPRLCGTQTGCRQQQSSSVRAIGSSSDSDTHSSFTCSEIDYERELICRHGATYEVFSEAFHDLGKYEPLRMPTPFRDNRNTPEAQNVASRGFLGGVEQWEQLLNNGLNFNTYAEVFADIACLPVKQQDLDTQSEAEEII